CCGGCTGGGCGCCGGGGAGTACTTCCCCTGGGAGAACGAGGAGGAGCTCAACGCCTGGATTCTCGAACCCACACCCTTTACGACGGAAGAGCTGGCCGCCCATCCCGAGGGGGTCCGCTACACGCCGATACGGCTGGAAAAGTGGCGGCACACCCCTCTGAACACGGAAAGCGGCAAGGTGGAGTTCACCTCGGACTACCTCCGGCGCTTCGGGCTCAGCGAGCTGCCCGAATACATCCAGCCGGCCTACAGGAAGCAACCCGACGAGACCTACCCCCTCTGCATGACCACAGGGGCGAGGAAGTCCTTTTTCGTGCACAGCCGGTACCACAACATCCCGCGGTTCAACAGACTCTGCCCCGAAGCGGAGCTGGAGATGCACCCCCGCGACGCCGCGGCCCTGGGGCTCGTCGACGGGCAGCGGGTGCGTGTCGTCTCCCGGCACGGCGAGGTGGCCATGCAGCTCTGCATCGTCCAGGAGGGGGAGATCAAAGGAGGCTGTGTGCACAGCCTGCACGGCTTCTGCCGGGACAACGTGAACTACGTCACCCACGACCTTGACAACGACCCCATCTCCGGCTTCCCGCTGCTCAAATCCTTCCCGGTGCGCGTAGAGGCGGCGGAAGAGGAGCCCTCATGGTGACACCGGAAGCCTCCCGGCGTTGCGGTGCGGCCTGAGGCAGGTCCCCGCGCTTGAGTGTCTGACGGCGAAGGCCTATAGTGTTGCGGCACGAAAAGGATCATCCACTGTTGGGAGATGAAGCTATGGAACCACGGGACATCCGGATCGTTTTCCAGCCCTCCGGCACCACCGCCCGGGCGCGGGAGGGAGAGATACTGCACGACGTCGCCGCCGGGGCGGGCGTGCGGATCGCCAGGCCCTGCGGCGGTGCGGGAAGCTGCGGGAAGTGCCGCGTCCGCGTAGCAGGGGCTGCCGCCCCGCCGACGGAGACAGAGCGGAGGCTCTTGAGTGCCTCGGATCTCCGGGACGGTATCCGCCTCGCCTGCGCCGCCACCGTGGCCGGTGAGGCCGAGGTCCACGTGATCGACAGCGCATCCGGTGCGGGGTCGCCCATTCTCTCCAAGCTCGCCGGCGGCGACATCCAGTGGGCGCCCGATACGAGCGGCTACGGAGTGGCCTTCGACATCGGCACCACCACCCTGGTGGCCTACCTGCTGGACCTCGACGGCCAGCGTGTGGTGGACTCCCTCTCCTTTCTCAACCCCCAGTGCAGCTACGGCGACGATGTGGTCTCCCGTATCGCCCACTGCGCCGAAGAGGGAGGGCTCCAGCAGCTGCAGCGCTCGCTGGTGGAGGAGATGAACAGGCGGCTTGCCGAGCTGGCCGGACGTAACGGCTTGCAAACAGAAGACATCAGCGGGATCACCGCCGCGGGCAACACCGTGATGAAGCACCTCCTGGCGGGGATCTCCCCGCAGAGCATCGGCGTCAGCCCCTACAAGCCGTCGTTCCTCACGCTGCCGCCCATGGAGGCGGCCTCACTGGGGCTTTTGTGCTGCCCCGGAAGTCTGGTGAAGCTCATTCCCAACGTGGCGGGCTACGTGGGTGGCGATATCGTGGCCGGCGTGGCCGCCACGGGCATGGCCGAGTCGGAAACGATGCGCCTTCTGATCGACATCGGCACGAACAACGAGATCGTTCTCGGCAACCGGGATGGGCTGTTCTGCTGCGCCGCGGCGGCGGGCCCGGCCTTCGAGGGGGCGCGCATCGAAAACGGGATGACCGCCGCCCCCGGGGCCATCGAGCGGGTCTTTTGCAGTGAAGGAGACCTGATGGTGCAGACCATCGCCGGCGACCCGCCGCGGGGCCTCTGCGGCTCCGGCCTGGTGGACGCCATGGCCCTGCTGCTCGACGCGGGCATCATCGACAGAAGCGGCCGGATGACCGACCCGGAACGATGCCCCGATCCCCGGCTCCGCCGCCGTCTCGACCGAAACGAACGGGGGATCCTCCGCTTCCTGCTGACCGACGATGCCCACCCTGTCTCTCTCACCCAGAAGGATGTCCGGGAGGTGCAGCTCGCGCTGGGGGCCATCCGCGTCGGCGCGGAGGTGCTCCTGGAGCGGGCGGGACTCCCCGCGGAGGAGGTGGACGAGGTGCTTCTGGCCGGTGCCTTCGGCAACTACATCGACCGCACAAGCGCCCTCCGCATCGGACTGCTGCCCGCCGTGCCCGCCGCGAGGATCACAAGCGTCCACAACACCGCCGGACTCGGCGCCGCCATGGCCCTGGCCTCGAAGCACTTCTACGGGAAGACCTACAGCATCGCCGAGAAGATGGAGTATATCGAGCTCTCCACACTGGACGACTTCCAGGAGCGCTTTGTCGGCGCCATGACCTTTTAGGAGCCACGGAGGTTCCCATGTCTTCCATGCTCACGATTGTCTGCACCGACCGCACCGGCCCGTCGCCGGAAGACGCCGGCACCGTCGACGCCGTTCCCGTGACGGTAGATTTCTCCCATCTCCGGGAGCACCACCGCAGGATGGGGACAAAGCACCTCGAGAACGTGGATGAATTCCTGGCATACTGGCACGGCGAGGCCGAACAGCGCTTTGCGGACCCCAGGGCGCGGGTGGTACTCATGGACGCCCCTACCGGCCGGGAGACCTTCGGGCAGGATCTGCAGAGGGAAGAAGGAAAGGACAGCCTGATCGCCATGGCCGTCTGGACCGTCGGAAGCAGGCTGGAGGAAGAGAGCGCCGAGATGGCCTCCCGGAACGGAGAACGGATACGGGGGCTCCTGCTGGATGTGACGGGAACGCTGATGCTCTTTGCCATCCACGACGCACTGCTGGACTGGCTCCGGAAGGGGGTGGCCGAACCCCGGGGGCTCAGCCTGACCGAGGAGTTCTACCCCGGATTCAGCGGTATCGACAGCCACATGATGGAACGCATCCAATCCGTCGGGAAGACAGGGGAGACCATCGGCGTGACGGCACGGAAGGGCTACGTCCTCCATCCCGGCAAGAGCCAGTGCTCCTTTGTCACCGTCGGCGAGGGCGAGGAGGGCATCCAGAAAGGCCCTCCTCCCTGCAACCCCTGTCTGGGCGTCCGCTGCCTCTACTACCAGCTCGGCGGCTGCCATCTGACAGCCAGGGGGAGGAGCCCCCGAAACGAGACCAGCCACACCGACCGTGCATCGACCACCACCAAAAAAGGAGGAACGACGCGATGACAAACCGCATTCTCCAATGGGCAAACGACCTGGGCAGGACACCTGTGGCCCCCCTGCTGGGGCATCCCGGGGCACCCCTGACGGGAACGACGCTGAAAGCGAATCTCACCGACCCGGCGACCCAGACGGCCAGCCTCAAGGCTCTGGAAGAGGCCGTATCGCCGGACGCGCTCTTTCTCTTCATGGATCTCACCGTGGAGGCCGAAGCGCTGGGCTGCAGCATCGAGTTCGACGACAACGCACCCCCTTCGGTGGAGCATTCGCCCATCACCGACGCAAGCAAGCTCGGCGATCTGGATACCTCCCAGGACCTCCCGGGCAGGATGAGCACCTTCGTGGAGGTCGTCAGACAGGCCAGGGACACCCTGGATACACCGATCAGCGCCTACACCATCGGTCCCTTCACGCTGGCATCGCAGCTCGCCGGCACCACAAACCTCTGCGTCTCCTGCATCAAGGATCCCGATTTCGTGAAACGACTGGTGGAACAATCCACGGAGGTCATCAAACAGTACGCCGCCGCCCTGGTCGAAGCGGGCGTGGAGGTGTACACCATTCTCGAACCGTCTGCCGTCATGATCTCGGCCCAGCACTTCGGCAAATTCTCCGGGCCCTACTGCAGGGAGCTCTTCGATTCCGTCCCGCAGGCCTGGAAGATCCTCCATATCTGCGGCAACTCCGGTCATCTCCTGGAGGCGATGTGCGCCACCGGCGCCGAGGGGCTGAGCCTGGACGCCAACGTGAGCCTCCCCGAGCTGGCCCGTCGCTGCCCCGGGGACGTGGCGCTCATCGGCAACATCAGCCCCGTCCAGACGGTGATGCAGAAGGACCCCGCAGCCATCCGCACAGCCGTGCTGGACCTGCGGAAAGAGATGGCGGAACACCCAAACTTCGTCCTCTCCACGGGCTGCGACCTCCCCCTGGGGACACCCATGGAAAACGTGAAGGCCTTCGTAGAAGCCGGGAAGGAACCGCTCTAGCCGCTTCAGCGGGAGCGGGAGGGCGGGCCGGGCTCCGGAACAGCCCACTCCGACAGGGAAGCTGTGCCGGACAGCCGAGCCCGACACCTCTACACAGCAGGAGGCCCGGCGGGGGTGCGCCCCCCGCCGGGCCTCCTGTATCGAACCCTTCCTTGTTCCTGCGGAGTGCTCCCCCCGGAGAGCCCGGCGGGTCCGCGCTGCCTTCCGCTACGCCAGCCCGAGCCGCTCCAGCGTCTCCTGTTTCGGGGCGCCGGTCTCCTTGTCCCATCCCCTGGCCTCGTAGTACTCGTCGAGCATGCCCTCGTAGTCGCTGATGGCGCTCTCGGGCTTGCCGCCGAACTTGCCGAAGGCCGGGCTCCTGCGCATCTTTTCGGGCAGCAGGTCGTCCTTGCGGGAGAGCCCCTCCCGCATGTTGAAGAGACGCTCCAGCACGAGGGTGCGTTCGCCCACCTCCAGCAGCTCCCGGCCGGTCATCTCCCAGCCGGTGGCGGCGTTGAGAAGCTCGGCGTCGCGGTCCACATTCATGCCGGAGAACATATAGAACTTGCAGGTCACCAGCACATCCGGCAGCTGCCCCGCATCCTGCAGGATGGCCACGTCGTTGCCCTTTCCGTGCTCCTCCAGGGCATCCACCTCGTTGGGGTCGCGCAGGCCGTAGGGCTGCAGATCATTGTCGCCCTTACCGCCGTCCCAGCCGCTGGTCTCGAAGGGATGGATATGGCAGAGCCCCCGCGGCGCCGTCCCGTAGGTCAGCGCCAGGGACTTGCCGCCCCGCGGGTCGTGGGCCGGCCCCTCCAGACCCTTGACGTGGATGGCGAGCTCCTCCGCCCTGGGCCCGAGTTCCTTCGCCGCCGCACGCACGCCGTCGGCCAGCAGGCTGTAGATCCGGCCCTCCCGGTAGGTGATCCGGCGCAAGCCCTCGGCGAGATCCTCCGGCTGGTTCCAGGCGATGTGGAGCCCCTCCAGGTCCTCCTCGGAGACAATCCCCTGTTCCCGGCACTCCATGAGGAAGGCCAGCTGCGCACCGGCGGAGATGGTGTCCAGGCCGTACTCGTTGCAGAGCCAGGAGGCATGCACAGCCGCATCGACGTTCTCGTTGCCGATGAAGGCGGTAAAAGCCGAGATCGACTCGTACTCGCCGCCCTCGTGCTCCGGCGTGGCGTAGGGCCCGTCGGGAACGTGGAGCCAGCGGCCGCACTGCATGGTGCAGCCCGAGTAGCAGCCCCGGGCCCTGATGAGGTTCTTTTTCTGGAAGTGAGTGGCCACCTCCTTGCCCTTGCCGAAGGAGTTGGACTGCCAGTTCCTCGTGGGCAGGTCGCCGGAGGCATCGGAGAAGGCGTAGCCCATCATGGTGCCCCCTTCCTTGAACCCGCCGCTCACCGGGTTCTGCAGCACCACCTTGTGGAATTCCCTGGACTTGGCGGCGAAGGTCTCTTGGTCAGCCAAGGTCACCTCTTTCGCACCCTTTACGGCGATAGCCAGAAGGTTTTTGGACCCCATCACCGCGCCTCCGCCGCAGCGGCCGGCGGCACGGTGGCTGTGCATGACGCTCGAAAAGAGCACGCCCTGCTCCCCTGCCGGACCGATGGAGAGCACCAGGTAGTCCTGACCTACCTCGTCCCGCACGGCGGCCTCCTTGTCCAGGGTATGCCTGCCCGCCAGGTGGGAGGCATCCTTCAGGGTCACCCCGTCGTTGTCAACGACGGCGTAGACGGGGTTCTCGGCGGCCCCCTGGACGATCAGAAAGTCGTAGCCCGCCTTCCTGAGGGCGAAGCCCACATCGCAGCCCATGCGGCTCTCCCCCCAGGCGCCGGTGAGGGGCGATTTGAAACAGATCTCGATGCTCCCCCCGCCGGGCACCCGCTGGTCCGTCAGCGGTCCGGTGCCCACCAGAAGCAGGTTGTCAGGGCCGAGAGGGTCCGTACCGGCTTCCATCCGGTCGTAGAAGAGCCGCGCGGCGTAGCCCGCGCCACCGATGTATCTCCGCAGGTCCCCCCGGAGCGGTTCCGCACTGCTCTGTCCCGTGGTCAGGTCGATCCAGAGCTCCGCTCCGGCATAGCCAGGTTGCGTCGTCATTTCACTACCTCCCCTATGATTGTGGTCTGTCGGGATGAACGAACGGGGACCCCACCCGGGTCCCCGTCGTTCTCACTGTAAATTGTAGCACGCACCGCCGGTGTGCCACCAACAGGGGCGCGCCCTTTGTCGCTGCTCCTACTTGCCGATATAGCCGTGCTCCACCAGGAAATCGCCGGCGATGTCCTCGGGCTCTTCGCCGTTGTCATAGCGGAGGTTCAGGGCGGCCATCGTCTTGGCGTCGATCTCGCCGCTGAGCTTCTCCACAATGTCGAGAACGGCGGGATACTCGTCGAGCGTCTCCATGTCGATCACATAGCAGGCGCTGTAGTCGGGGAAGTATTCCTTGTCGTCCTCCAGCACCTCCAGGTTGAGCTTCTTGATGCGGGAGTCCGTGGCGTAGGCGGCGATGACCTCAACGTCTTTGTTCTCGATGGCCTTGTACATCATGGCGTACTGCATGGGCAGCACCTTCTTGAATTCGATCCCGTAGGCCTCCGACCAGCCGGGGTAGGCGTCGGGCAGGGTGTCGAAGTTCTCGTCGCCGCCGAGCTTCCACTTGGGTGCGTAGGGCGCGAGGTCCGAGGCCTTCTCGAGGTCGTACTCCTCGGCGGTCTCCTCGCGGACGGCCATCACGTAGGTGTTGCTGAAGCCCAGGGGCTTCGCCCAGGTAACGTTGAAATGCTCTTCGAAGCCCTCCTTGACCTTCTGGTAGGACTCCTCGGGAGGCAGATTCTCGCCCTCGTAGCGGAGGATCCCCCGGAGCATGGTCCCCGTCCAGGAGGGGAAGATGTCCACCTCGCCGCCGCGCATGGCCTGGAAGACCACCGCCGAGGCGGCGAAGTTGGTGTTGATCTTCACGTTGAGGCCGGAATACTCCTCGATCAGGTGCTTGGCCATCCAGGCGAGCACCGTGGTCTCGTTCACCGTCTGGCTTCCCACCATGATGGTGCCGTCGTAGTCCATGGGATCGGTGTGACCTGACGCCAGCGCGGCGCTCCCGGTGTTGACTGCCGCAAAGGCCATCAATACGAATACCGCAGCGATCAGAAAACCTTTCATACGCATATTCTACAGCTCTCCTTTCAATCCTGGGGCTCTGTTGCGCCCCCTCTCTCCCAAAAGGGCCCGTTCCGAAGAACAGACCCTCCTCACACTGCCTCCCTCTAGATCAACCCTCTCCGGCTGAGGAAGTCGTCGGCGATGTCCTCAGGCTCCTCGCCGCTGTCGTAGCGCATATTCAGCTTACCCATGGTCTCCACGTCGATGGTGCCGCTGAGCCGACTGAGGATCTCCTTGACGGCGGGGTACTTGTCCAGGATATCGAGTTTCACCACGTAGCAGGCGCTGTAGTCGGGGAAGAAGTTCCTGTCGTCTTCAAGGGTCACCAGGTCGAGTTTGGGAATACGGGAGTCCGTGGAGTAGGCGGCGATGACCTCCACCTCGTCCTTGGCGATGGCCATGTACATCATGGAATACTGCATGGGCAGCACGTCATCGAATTCGATGCCGTAGGCCTTGGACCAGCCGGGATAGCAGTCTGGCCGGATGTCGAAGTTGTTGTCCGTGCCCAGGGTCCAGTCTTCTGCATAGGGTTTGAGGTCCGAGGCCTTCTCAAGGCCGTACTCCTCGGCGGTCTCGCGCCGGACGGCCATGATGTAGGTGTTGCTGAAACCCAGGGGTCTGAGCCATGTGGCGTTGAAGTGTTCCTCGAAGCCCTCTTTGACCTTCTGGTAGGACTCCTCGGCGGAAAGCTTGGGGCCTTCATAGCGGAGGATCCCCGTCAGCTGGGTCCCCGTCCAGTTGGGGTAGATATCCAGCTGGCCGCGCTGCATGGCCTGGTGCAGCACGGAGGATGCCTGGAAATCGGTAGTAATGGTCGTGTCCAGCCCGGTGTGCGTGTCGATCAGTGTCTTGGCGATCCAGGCCAGCACGATGGATTCGTTCACCGTCTGGGCACCGATACTCACCGTACCCTCGTACTCCATGGGATTCTCCTCGGCGTAGGACGCTGCAGGAGCAACAAACCCTGCTGCAACAAAGAGGCACACCACCGTCAGTGCAACAAACCATATACCATTTCGCATGTACTGAACCAACTCCTTGTATGGATTTTCGCCCCGCAACCGGGACGTACTGCACAGCTTGAAGCTTTATTGGGCTTGGGCGTTCGCCGCTTCCAGCCGTTCCTCAGCCTTCCGTTTCAGACGTTCGGCCTTCTGCTCGGGGCTGAAATGGCGCTGGAGCATCTTGATCCCCTGGTCGGCGATCAGGGCCAGGATGGTGGCGGGGATAGCGCCGGCCAGAACCACCTCGTTGCGGATGGAGGCGAGCCCCGAGAAGATCAGCTTCCCCAGCCCTCCGCCGCCGATGGCCGAAGCCAGCGTGGCCGTCCCGATGATCCAGACCATGGCCACCCGGATCCCGGCGAGGATCACCGGCCGCGCCAGCGGCAGCTCCACCCGCATGAGGATCTGCATGTCTTTCATCCCCATCCCCCGCGCCGCCTGGGTCAGCTCGCTGGGGACATTCTTGATGCCCGTATAGGTGTTCTGCAGCACCGGCAGCATGGCGTAGAGGAAGAGCGCGCAGATGGCGTTGTCGTTGCCGATCCCGAAGACGAAGATGAGAAAACCGAGCAGCGCCAGGCTGGGGATGGTCTGAAAGACGTTGGCCACGCCGATGATGTAGGGTGTGATCTTCTCGTTCCGCGTCAGGTAGATCCCCAGGGGGACACAGAGCGCCAGGGTGATCCCCAGTGCGATGCCGGAGATCATGATATGTTCCATCGTCAGGTTGAGGATGCGCATATAATAACGCGTTACATATTCATAAAATAATACCCAGAAGGACTGGTCACCGTACATAATGTGTCACTCCTTCTCCGAGGCAACGGCTGTCCGCGACAACCGGCCGATGGCGAGTTTGGCGACCTCGCCGCTGGTGATGATACCCAGGAACATCCCGTCTTCGTCCACCACGGGTATGGGCATATCCCTGTCGGCAAGCATCTCCGCCGCATCGCGCATGTTGGCGTCGGCCGAACAGAGAACCCGGTTCTGCCGGACGCCATCCCTGGCTGTCCCGTCTCTCCTGGCCGCCCGTTTCAGCAGCGAGGCATGGGCCATGCCGACCCACTTTCCCCGCTTGTCGACAACCTGGGCGAACTCCACGTCTTCGTCTTCCATCATATCCAGGACATCCTTGGCGCCCCTGCTGGGACGCACCTGGATGGTCGGCGGCGCAACGAGGGTATCCACTGGGCTCTCCGGCGAGATCTGGGAGAGCCGGTCCTCGCCGATGAAGTTCTTGACGAACTCCGTGGCGGGTTCCTCCTGGAGCTCCTCCGGCGTCCCCATCTGCTCCACCTTGCCGTTGCGCATGAGAACGATCTTGTCGGCCATCTTGATGGCCTCGTCCATGTCGTGGGTGACGAAGACAATGGTCTTTTTCATTTGCTCCTGCATCAGGAGAAACTCGTCCTGCAGACTGCCCCGGCTCAGCGGGTCCAGCGCGCCGAAGGGCTCGTCCATGAGGATGACAGGAGGATCGGCCGCCATGGCCCGCAGCACGCCGATGCGCTGCTTCTGCCCGCCGCTGAGCATTCCGGGCAGGCGGTGCCGGTATTCCCGGGGCGGCAGATTGGCCATTTCCAGCAGCTCGTCCACACGCTTGGTGATCTTCTTCTGCGGCCATTTGAGCAGCCTGGGGACGATGGCGATGTTTTCGGCCACCGACATGTGGGGCATCAGGGCGATCTCCTGGATCACGTAGCCCAGGTCGCGGCGGAGCTGCACGGCGTCGATGCTGTAGATGTCCCGGCCGTTGACGTAGATCGTGCCCTCCGTACAGTCCTCGAGCCGGTTGACCATCTTCAGTGTGGAGGTCTTCCCGCAACCCGAGGGACCGATGAAGGTGACCAGTTCGCCCTCTTCAATCCTGAGATTGAGATCGTCCACTGCCCTGGTTTCATTGGGGTACACCTTGGAAACATGTTCAAAGAGCACCATGGCTTACAAGGCTCCTTTCGTCTCTGAAGGTGGCGTCGCCTGCACATCGATGAGCGTGGGACACTGCCTGGCAAAGGCGCGTTGCAGTGCCTGCTCCGTCTCCGCGCCGTTTTCCACAGCCTCGTAGGCGATACCGTAGGCTCCGGCAAGGGATTGCAACTCCGGTCCCCGGAGGTCCACGGCGATACGTCTTCCGGGCTGGAGCACCGCCTCGTTGCGGCGGATCTCGCCGTACCCGCCGTCGTTCCAGATCATGATGGGCAAGGTCAGCCCCTCCTGGGCGGCCACGGCCAGCTCGGGCAGGGTGAACTGGAAGCCGCCGTCGCCGGAGAAGACACAGACCGGCGCCGTCGGCTCAGCCAGCTTGGCGCCGATCGCTCCGGGCAGGGCATACCCCAGCGTGCCGAACCCCACAGGGTGGTGGAAGGTCCGCGGGTGCCGGGCGGGGAACTCGCTGAGGGCCACATAGGCGGCCCCGGCCATGTCGATAAAGAGCTTCCCCTCCTCCGGCAGACCTGCGCGCATCCCCTGCAGGACATCGAGCATGAGCGGGAACTCTCCGCCCATACCGGTGATGCCGTTGACCTCCTCCCGGGAGCGTTTCACCAGGCCGGCCACCGCGGTGACGGTGTCCCATCCGATCGGAATCGCAACGTCCAGGCGCTCCATCAGGGCGGAGGCGGCTTCCGCGGCGTCCCCCCGGATGCCGATATCGGCACGGAAATTCCGGTCGAAGTTGGCGGCGTCCACATCCACCTGGATCAGGCTCCCGCCGAGCTGCAGCGGGAACTCCCAGAGATCGGCGGGGGAGATCTCCGTCCCCACGGCAAGCATCACATCGCAGCCGGCGACATACTCCCGCACCGACGGCAGGTGGATCCGGGTGCCGATGCAGAGAGGATGGTCCTCGCTCACCACGCCTTTTCCGGCCATGCTCTGCAGCACAGGCATATCGAGCCGCTCGGCCAGACGGGTGAGCTCTTCGGCTGCCCCCGCGGCTCCGCCGCCGAGATACATCACCGGCCGTTCGGCCCCGGCGAGTCGCTGGGCGGCCGCATCGAGCTGCGTCCCGTCCAGGGGCGGCAGCGGGGAGGGGCCCTTCGGATCGGGGATGGGGGCCTCCTCCCGGCAGGCGCCGTTGATGACATCCATGGGAACCGCCACATGGACCGGCCCGGGGCGTCCCGTTACAGCCAGGCGGAAGGCATCGGCCAGCGCATCGGGGATCGCTGCGGCGCTGGTCACGCAGCGGCTCTCCTTGGCCACGGCCCCCATCACCGTTGTGGCGTTCCGCAGCTCGTGGAGAAATCCGCAGCCCTTGCCGATCCAGGCAGTGGGGATCTCGCTGGAGATCACCACCATGGGCACCGAATCGTGGTAGGCCTCGCCCATGGGGGTGAGGATGTTGGTCATGCCGGGCCCGGAGATGACCAGCGCCACCCCCACCTGCCCGGTGCTCCGTGCGTAGCCGTCGGCCATGAACCCCGCGCCCTGTTCGTGCCGGGTCGTGACATGACGGATACCGCTGTCGTACAGCGCATCGTAGATACCGAGATTGTGGATCCCCGGAATACCAAAGATGGTGTCCACACCCTGGGATTTCAAGGTTTGGACAACCAGTTGGCCTCCTGTCGCCAATTCCATACAACCACCCTTCTCGTGTCAAAATCATGGTAGACGGATCGCTCGGAAAAGAGAATCGAAATCGTTGGGCTTCAAAAAAGCGCATGAATAGTATGTATTGTACATCGCAGACGCCCCAGCGGCTTCCGCGTGGCTGAGGCAGGGGGAACCACAAC
This DNA window, taken from Synergistales bacterium, encodes the following:
- a CDS encoding ASKHA domain-containing protein, translating into MEPRDIRIVFQPSGTTARAREGEILHDVAAGAGVRIARPCGGAGSCGKCRVRVAGAAAPPTETERRLLSASDLRDGIRLACAATVAGEAEVHVIDSASGAGSPILSKLAGGDIQWAPDTSGYGVAFDIGTTTLVAYLLDLDGQRVVDSLSFLNPQCSYGDDVVSRIAHCAEEGGLQQLQRSLVEEMNRRLAELAGRNGLQTEDISGITAAGNTVMKHLLAGISPQSIGVSPYKPSFLTLPPMEAASLGLLCCPGSLVKLIPNVAGYVGGDIVAGVAATGMAESETMRLLIDIGTNNEIVLGNRDGLFCCAAAAGPAFEGARIENGMTAAPGAIERVFCSEGDLMVQTIAGDPPRGLCGSGLVDAMALLLDAGIIDRSGRMTDPERCPDPRLRRRLDRNERGILRFLLTDDAHPVSLTQKDVREVQLALGAIRVGAEVLLERAGLPAEEVDEVLLAGAFGNYIDRTSALRIGLLPAVPAARITSVHNTAGLGAAMALASKHFYGKTYSIAEKMEYIELSTLDDFQERFVGAMTF
- a CDS encoding uroporphyrinogen decarboxylase family protein — protein: MTNRILQWANDLGRTPVAPLLGHPGAPLTGTTLKANLTDPATQTASLKALEEAVSPDALFLFMDLTVEAEALGCSIEFDDNAPPSVEHSPITDASKLGDLDTSQDLPGRMSTFVEVVRQARDTLDTPISAYTIGPFTLASQLAGTTNLCVSCIKDPDFVKRLVEQSTEVIKQYAAALVEAGVEVYTILEPSAVMISAQHFGKFSGPYCRELFDSVPQAWKILHICGNSGHLLEAMCATGAEGLSLDANVSLPELARRCPGDVALIGNISPVQTVMQKDPAAIRTAVLDLRKEMAEHPNFVLSTGCDLPLGTPMENVKAFVEAGKEPL
- a CDS encoding aldehyde ferredoxin oxidoreductase family protein, translated to MTTQPGYAGAELWIDLTTGQSSAEPLRGDLRRYIGGAGYAARLFYDRMEAGTDPLGPDNLLLVGTGPLTDQRVPGGGSIEICFKSPLTGAWGESRMGCDVGFALRKAGYDFLIVQGAAENPVYAVVDNDGVTLKDASHLAGRHTLDKEAAVRDEVGQDYLVLSIGPAGEQGVLFSSVMHSHRAAGRCGGGAVMGSKNLLAIAVKGAKEVTLADQETFAAKSREFHKVVLQNPVSGGFKEGGTMMGYAFSDASGDLPTRNWQSNSFGKGKEVATHFQKKNLIRARGCYSGCTMQCGRWLHVPDGPYATPEHEGGEYESISAFTAFIGNENVDAAVHASWLCNEYGLDTISAGAQLAFLMECREQGIVSEEDLEGLHIAWNQPEDLAEGLRRITYREGRIYSLLADGVRAAAKELGPRAEELAIHVKGLEGPAHDPRGGKSLALTYGTAPRGLCHIHPFETSGWDGGKGDNDLQPYGLRDPNEVDALEEHGKGNDVAILQDAGQLPDVLVTCKFYMFSGMNVDRDAELLNAATGWEMTGRELLEVGERTLVLERLFNMREGLSRKDDLLPEKMRRSPAFGKFGGKPESAISDYEGMLDEYYEARGWDKETGAPKQETLERLGLA
- a CDS encoding ABC transporter permease, which translates into the protein MYGDQSFWVLFYEYVTRYYMRILNLTMEHIMISGIALGITLALCVPLGIYLTRNEKITPYIIGVANVFQTIPSLALLGFLIFVFGIGNDNAICALFLYAMLPVLQNTYTGIKNVPSELTQAARGMGMKDMQILMRVELPLARPVILAGIRVAMVWIIGTATLASAIGGGGLGKLIFSGLASIRNEVVLAGAIPATILALIADQGIKMLQRHFSPEQKAERLKRKAEERLEAANAQAQ
- a CDS encoding betaine/proline/choline family ABC transporter ATP-binding protein (Members of the family are the ATP-binding subunit of ABC transporters for substrates such as betaine, L-proline or other amino acids, choline, carnitine, etc. The substrate specificity is best determined from the substrate-binding subunit, rather than this subunit, as it interacts with the permease subunit and not with substrate directly.); the encoded protein is MVLFEHVSKVYPNETRAVDDLNLRIEEGELVTFIGPSGCGKTSTLKMVNRLEDCTEGTIYVNGRDIYSIDAVQLRRDLGYVIQEIALMPHMSVAENIAIVPRLLKWPQKKITKRVDELLEMANLPPREYRHRLPGMLSGGQKQRIGVLRAMAADPPVILMDEPFGALDPLSRGSLQDEFLLMQEQMKKTIVFVTHDMDEAIKMADKIVLMRNGKVEQMGTPEELQEEPATEFVKNFIGEDRLSQISPESPVDTLVAPPTIQVRPSRGAKDVLDMMEDEDVEFAQVVDKRGKWVGMAHASLLKRAARRDGTARDGVRQNRVLCSADANMRDAAEMLADRDMPIPVVDEDGMFLGIITSGEVAKLAIGRLSRTAVASEKE
- a CDS encoding 5-guanidino-2-oxopentanoate decarboxylase; protein product: MELATGGQLVVQTLKSQGVDTIFGIPGIHNLGIYDALYDSGIRHVTTRHEQGAGFMADGYARSTGQVGVALVISGPGMTNILTPMGEAYHDSVPMVVISSEIPTAWIGKGCGFLHELRNATTVMGAVAKESRCVTSAAAIPDALADAFRLAVTGRPGPVHVAVPMDVINGACREEAPIPDPKGPSPLPPLDGTQLDAAAQRLAGAERPVMYLGGGAAGAAEELTRLAERLDMPVLQSMAGKGVVSEDHPLCIGTRIHLPSVREYVAGCDVMLAVGTEISPADLWEFPLQLGGSLIQVDVDAANFDRNFRADIGIRGDAAEAASALMERLDVAIPIGWDTVTAVAGLVKRSREEVNGITGMGGEFPLMLDVLQGMRAGLPEEGKLFIDMAGAAYVALSEFPARHPRTFHHPVGFGTLGYALPGAIGAKLAEPTAPVCVFSGDGGFQFTLPELAVAAQEGLTLPIMIWNDGGYGEIRRNEAVLQPGRRIAVDLRGPELQSLAGAYGIAYEAVENGAETEQALQRAFARQCPTLIDVQATPPSETKGAL